The following are encoded together in the bacterium genome:
- a CDS encoding diguanylate cyclase: MTEQRWAAELPISITVCDSNGMILEMNEKSKATFAADGGGALIGTNVLDCHPEPSRSQLADMLVERTTNIYTIEKNGVKKLIYQMPWYENAEYRGYVELSLEIPFDMPHFVRANSKPAQG; encoded by the coding sequence ATGACAGAACAGCGTTGGGCCGCCGAATTGCCGATTTCAATCACGGTCTGTGATAGCAATGGAATGATACTGGAGATGAATGAGAAGTCCAAGGCGACATTTGCTGCCGACGGCGGCGGCGCGTTGATCGGCACAAACGTGCTGGATTGCCACCCGGAGCCATCCAGGTCTCAACTGGCGGACATGCTCGTTGAACGGACGACGAACATTTATACGATCGAGAAGAACGGTGTGAAGAAATTGATCTACCAGATGCCGTGGTACGAAAACGCGGAGTATCGTGGCTATGTCGAACTCTCATTGGAAATCCCGTTTGACATGCCGCATTTTGTGCGTGCCAATAGCAAACCGGCGCAGGGATGA
- the ettA gene encoding energy-dependent translational throttle protein EttA, with translation MAPQYIFVMQNLVKLYGSEKVLDDINLAFYPGAKIGLVGDNGSGKSTLLRIMAGLDREFQGSAEPAKGVRAVLVAQEPVLDLDKTVRENVEMAFGPTLNLIEKYNKLAEDMASMDGDAMEKALDRMQKLQDEIDKVDGWNLEHQVEVASDALFLPDGDLLVSQISGGERRRVALCKALIEKPDILLLDEPTNHLDAETVLWLEKQLREFEGTVIISTHDRYFLDNITKWILELDAGKGIPWEGNYSSWLEQKIAQMDVGDKKPSAKLASLKRELAWIKLSQRDRLAESHKHVAEYEKRSKEVFEVSNQNMDIQIAPGPHLGDVVLEIEKVTKSFGDNLLIDRMNLFIPPGSITGVIGPNGAGKSTLFRMITGEQQPDSGTIRLGPSVVLSYVDQMRDNLDDKKTVFEEITDGSDTIMMGTKEISSRAYVSKFNFRGGDQQKLVGNLSGGERNRVHLARLLRKGGNFLILDEPSNDLDITTLRMLENALLDFSGCVMVISHDRFFLDRICTHILAFEGNGVARWFEGNFEAYEQQRRTELGANYDRPRRSLYRKLTA, from the coding sequence ATGGCACCACAGTACATATTTGTCATGCAGAATCTCGTCAAACTGTATGGCAGTGAGAAAGTCCTTGACGACATAAATTTGGCCTTCTATCCGGGCGCCAAGATCGGGTTAGTCGGCGACAATGGATCGGGCAAGTCCACACTCCTGCGCATCATGGCCGGGTTGGACAGAGAGTTTCAAGGCTCCGCTGAACCAGCCAAAGGAGTGCGCGCCGTTTTGGTTGCTCAGGAGCCTGTGCTGGACTTGGACAAGACTGTGCGGGAAAACGTCGAAATGGCATTCGGTCCGACTTTGAACTTGATCGAGAAGTACAATAAACTCGCCGAGGACATGGCCAGCATGGACGGCGATGCCATGGAAAAGGCGCTCGATCGCATGCAGAAGCTGCAAGACGAAATTGACAAAGTGGATGGTTGGAATCTTGAACACCAGGTGGAAGTGGCATCAGACGCCTTGTTCCTGCCGGACGGTGATCTACTGGTATCACAGATTTCCGGCGGGGAACGTCGGCGCGTGGCGCTTTGCAAAGCGCTAATCGAAAAGCCGGATATTCTCCTTCTTGACGAACCGACCAACCATCTCGACGCAGAAACGGTGTTATGGCTCGAAAAGCAACTGCGTGAATTCGAAGGTACGGTGATAATATCCACCCACGATCGCTATTTCCTCGACAATATCACCAAGTGGATTCTGGAGCTGGACGCGGGCAAGGGTATACCATGGGAAGGTAACTACTCGTCATGGCTCGAACAGAAGATCGCGCAGATGGACGTCGGCGACAAGAAGCCGTCGGCGAAATTGGCGTCATTGAAGCGCGAACTGGCGTGGATCAAACTTAGTCAGCGCGATCGCCTCGCGGAGAGCCACAAGCACGTTGCGGAGTACGAGAAGCGCTCCAAAGAAGTGTTTGAAGTCAGCAATCAGAACATGGACATTCAAATTGCGCCGGGACCACACCTGGGAGATGTGGTCCTCGAAATCGAGAAAGTCACCAAGAGCTTTGGCGACAACCTCCTGATTGACCGCATGAATCTGTTCATTCCGCCGGGCAGCATTACGGGCGTGATCGGACCCAATGGTGCGGGTAAATCAACGCTGTTTCGCATGATTACCGGGGAGCAGCAGCCTGATTCGGGCACCATACGCTTAGGTCCGTCTGTCGTGCTTTCGTACGTGGATCAGATGCGGGACAATCTTGACGACAAGAAAACGGTGTTTGAGGAGATTACTGACGGCAGCGACACAATCATGATGGGCACCAAGGAAATCTCGTCGCGTGCTTACGTGTCGAAGTTCAATTTTCGCGGAGGTGATCAGCAGAAGCTCGTCGGAAATCTCTCCGGCGGCGAACGCAATCGCGTGCACTTGGCGAGGCTTCTACGCAAGGGGGGCAATTTCCTGATTCTTGACGAACCGAGCAATGATCTTGATATCACGACGCTGCGTATGCTGGAGAACGCGCTGTTGGACTTCAGCGGCTGCGTCATGGTGATTAGTCATGACCGGTTCTTCCTGGACCGCATTTGCACGCATATTCTGGCGTTCGAAGGCAACGGAGTGGCACGTTGGTTTGAAGGCAATTTTGAAGCGTACGAACAGCAGCGCCGGACTGAATTGGGGGCGAACTACGATCGCCCGCGCCGTTCACTCTATCGTAAGCTTACGGCATAG
- a CDS encoding transglutaminase domain-containing protein: protein MHWNITLLWLAVLIPLTAATTASLHPVLNQVLNHYSEADDSLKRKAATFLFENMEGHSYMTFDLADTAGTVVAFDVLDYATFADLESSFKTLENTRGTLDFQKRAVTMDDSVITAEFVIDHVDRAMAAWRSRPWARDFSFAEFCEYILPYRGSNEPLELWREFFASRYDSAFNLMADPADPIEAASLINRDLMSWFHFDPRFYYHPTDQGLADMRSTTLGRCEDMTNLTIYAMRANGLAVTSDYTPYWANSGNNHAWNAIVTADGKVIPFMGAEANPGSYQLANKLAKVYRKTYSVQRDNLAFQVAIPEDLPKYLSSKSYTDVTRDYTTVRDVTLDFAAPDSITIGYLCVFNSGEWKAIHWSRLQNGAAVFSDMGVGIAYLPACFSDGKIVPVGAPFILAEDGSVHPTIADTTNLIRMELTATTKTTLEMSTDGIRKTNFLPDVVYELKFWRDGWQTLGTVAADDKPIVFDNVPSAAIYWLTAADSDREERIFTYENNQQVWW from the coding sequence ATGCATTGGAACATCACGCTTCTGTGGCTGGCGGTGCTGATTCCGCTAACCGCCGCAACGACAGCTTCGCTGCATCCGGTGCTCAATCAGGTGTTGAACCACTACTCGGAAGCGGATGATTCGCTCAAAAGGAAGGCCGCGACGTTTCTGTTTGAGAATATGGAAGGACATAGCTACATGACCTTCGATTTAGCGGACACAGCCGGGACCGTTGTGGCTTTTGATGTGCTCGACTATGCGACGTTTGCGGATCTGGAATCTTCCTTCAAGACTCTCGAAAATACACGCGGAACGCTTGATTTCCAGAAGCGCGCCGTGACCATGGATGACTCCGTGATTACCGCGGAATTCGTAATAGACCATGTGGACCGCGCCATGGCAGCGTGGCGGTCGCGGCCTTGGGCGCGGGATTTCAGCTTCGCGGAGTTCTGTGAATACATTCTGCCCTATCGCGGGAGCAATGAGCCGCTCGAGTTGTGGCGCGAGTTCTTTGCAAGTCGCTATGACAGCGCTTTCAATCTCATGGCGGATCCGGCCGATCCGATTGAGGCCGCGAGTCTGATCAATCGTGATCTGATGTCGTGGTTTCATTTTGACCCGCGCTTCTATTACCATCCTACGGATCAAGGATTAGCCGACATGCGTTCGACGACGTTGGGCCGCTGCGAGGACATGACTAATCTCACGATCTATGCGATGCGTGCGAATGGCTTGGCGGTGACCAGCGACTATACGCCCTACTGGGCCAACTCAGGGAACAACCATGCTTGGAACGCAATAGTAACAGCGGACGGCAAGGTGATACCGTTTATGGGCGCGGAAGCCAATCCGGGTTCTTACCAGCTTGCCAACAAGCTCGCCAAAGTCTATCGCAAGACATATTCGGTGCAGCGTGACAATCTGGCCTTCCAGGTGGCGATCCCGGAAGACTTGCCCAAGTATCTCTCTTCCAAGAGCTACACGGATGTAACGCGCGATTACACGACCGTTCGTGATGTGACATTAGACTTTGCGGCGCCGGACTCGATCACGATCGGCTACTTGTGCGTATTCAACTCCGGAGAATGGAAAGCGATTCACTGGAGTCGTTTGCAAAATGGTGCGGCGGTCTTTTCTGACATGGGAGTCGGTATTGCCTATCTTCCGGCCTGCTTCAGCGACGGAAAAATCGTGCCCGTCGGCGCGCCGTTTATTCTGGCTGAAGACGGATCAGTGCATCCGACCATCGCGGACACAACCAATCTGATACGCATGGAGTTGACCGCGACTACGAAAACGACTCTCGAAATGTCCACGGATGGCATCCGAAAAACCAACTTCTTGCCGGATGTCGTTTACGAGTTGAAGTTCTGGCGCGACGGTTGGCAAACGCTGGGAACCGTCGCCGCCGACGACAAACCGATCGTATTCGACAATGTGCCCAGCGCCGCGATCTATTGGCTGACGGCCGCGGATTCAGATCGCGAAGAACGCATCTTCACTTACGAAAATAATCAGCAGGTCTGGTGGTAA